The Ooceraea biroi isolate clonal line C1 chromosome 1, Obir_v5.4, whole genome shotgun sequence genome has a window encoding:
- the LOC105278024 gene encoding uncharacterized protein LOC105278024 isoform X2, whose product MKAAAATLLIFFTRFTYLRAERESGSLDMSNKSCVFNPKLVTIVLHNEKNPDGVNIGLEQKCEEIDKTKPIAFIVHGFMSSANSSYLCNLASTLVDKRHTVFSLDWPDAACAHGAGDLVLLYANAVEHTHLVGQLLANYILAMVDQCKVSLKRIMLIGHSLGSHVSGFAAKKIHETKREKVARIFGVDPARPNFWNNPCKERLCKTDAERVIIFHSSPLGILRSIGHLDYYFRSLFLQPGCPFFDFVCSHTRPIIYMTNMVKDPSCVFPGRFKSSEPNSTTTDCVALSSNIVDLTKYTEEEGTYQLWVDKNAPHCTRKQLKCRKNAHKNASPSLTDYVDQGKVGPASFKNTMRGIGTGIVDTVEGIGESVKDIAEKVIPPCFFGVNSVSMVLFTSDIPFGKVIAPNESYIDIDPAKKIVFLVHGFISSANTSASYQLASELVQNDYTVYSLDWSEGACTTGLPVVKLTGYPSAVANTREIGEYMARYVTSVLEEGIPLDNITLIGHSLGAHVAGFAAKKIQNSGHGTIRRLFGADPAKPLFVTNSCKERICDSDADNVIIIHSSGFGIPLALGHIDLYMDYGGMQPGCTMNIVCSHTRAVEYLADMLIKGCGFPGVPVSTTEIIMKWPKAYPNSDTTDCIFASNKLFRGDSNIKQGKYYMFVNPNSPHCTHETRNLKCQQ is encoded by the exons ATGAAGGCCGCCGCAGCGACACTTCTAATTTTCTTCACGCGGTTTACGTATTTACGTGCCGAGAGGGAGAGTGGCTCACTCGACATGTCCAACAAATCCTGTGTTTTCAATCCTAAATTAGTAACGATAGTCTTGCACAACGA aaaaaatccCGACGGCGTGAATATCGGCTTGGAGCAAAAGTGTGAGGAGATCGACAAGACGAAGCCGATCGCTTTCATCGTCCACGGTTTCATGAGCAGCGCGAATTCTTCCTACCTCTGCAATCTCGCCAGCACATTGGTGGAT AAACGCCACACGGTGTTCTCCTTAGATTGGCCCGACGCAGCGTGCGCACATGGAGCAGGTGACCTCGTACTGCTGTATGCCAATGCGGTGGAGCACACCCACCTAGTGGGTCAACTGCTGGCGAA ttACATCCTGGCAATGGTCGATCAGTGCAAAGTCTCGCTGAAGCGTATCATGCTCATCGGCCACAGTCTCGGTTCGCACGTGTCCGGCTTCGCTGCAAAGAAGATCCACGAAACGAAACGCGAGAAAGTCGCGCGAATCTTCGGCGTTGATCCCGCACGTCCAAATTTCTGGAACAACCCGTGCAAGGAGAGGCTCTGCAAGACGGATGCCGAACGCGTGATAATTTTCCACTCGTCACCGCTAGGGATACTCAGGTCAATAGGTCACCTTGATTATTACTTCAGAAGCCTATTCCTGCAACCGGGATGTCCTTTCTTCGACTTCGTCTGCTCCCACACCAGACCTATCATCTATATGACCAATATGGTGAAGGACCCAAGTTGCGTGTTTCCAGGTCGTTTCAAATCATC tgaGCCTAATTCTACCACAACCGACTGCGTCGCCCTGAGTTCCAACATAGTCGACCTCACCAAATATACGGAAGAGGAAGGAACTTATCAATTGTGGGTGGATAAGAATGCTCCGCATTGTACACGAAAGCAGCTGAAGTGCAGGAAAAACGCACATAAAAACGCATCACCGAGTTTGACGGATTACGTTGATCAAG GCAAGGTGGGGCCGGCAAGCTTCAAAAATACAATGAGGGGAATTGGAACGGGGATCGTTGATACAGTGGAGGGTATAGGAGAATCAGTGAAAGATATTGCGGAAAAAGTGATACCTCCTTGCTTCTTTGGCGTTAACTCGGTATCGATGGTTCTGTTCACAAG CGATATTCCTTTCGGCAAGGTAATTGCACCGAACGAGTCCTATATCGATATCGATCCCgcaaaaaaaattgttttcctgGTTCACGGTTTCATCAGTTCTGCGAATACCAGTGCTAGTTACCAGCTGGCCTCGGAATTGGTACag AACGATTACACGGTGTACTCGCTAGATTGGTCCGAGGGTGCGTGCACAACTGGGCTACCCGTTGTAAAATTAACGGGGTATCCCAGCGCAGTAGCGAATACCCGTGAAATAGGTGAATATATGGCAAG GTATGTCACATCGGTACTCGAGGAAGGCATTCCGTTGGACAACATCACGCTCATCGGCCACAGTCTTGGTGCGCACGTGGCCGGTTTCGCTGCGAAGAAGATTCAGAACTCCGGACACGGCACGATCCGGCGTCTCTTCGGCGCCGATCCCGCAAAACCGCTGTTCGTGACCAATTCATGCAAGGAAAGGATCTGCGATAGCGACGCCGataacgtaattattattcattcttCGGGCTTCGGGATACCACTGGCTCTAGGTCACATCGATCTCTACATGGATTACGGAGGCATGCAACCAGGAT GCACCATGAACATCGTTTGCTCGCACACCAGAGCCGTCGAGTACTTGGCCGACATGTTAATAAAAGGTTGTGGATTCCCTGGTGTTCCCGTATCGAC GACGGAGATAATAATGAAATG GCCGAAGGCGTATCCTAATTCCGACACGACCGACTGCATCTTCGCGAGTAACAAGTTATTCAGGGGGGATAGCAATATCAAGCAAGGGAAATACTACATGTTCGTTAATCCCAACTCTCCGCATTGTACACACGAAACGCGCAATTTGAAGTGCCAACAATAA
- the LOC105278024 gene encoding uncharacterized protein LOC105278024 isoform X1: MKAAAATLLIFFTRFTYLRAERESGSLDMSNKSCVFNPKLVTIVLHNEKNPDGVNIGLEQKCEEIDKTKPIAFIVHGFMSSANSSYLCNLASTLVDKRHTVFSLDWPDAACAHGAGDLVLLYANAVEHTHLVGQLLANYILAMVDQCKVSLKRIMLIGHSLGSHVSGFAAKKIHETKREKVARIFGVDPARPNFWNNPCKERLCKTDAERVIIFHSSPLGILRSIGHLDYYFRSLFLQPGCPFFDFVCSHTRPIIYMTNMVKDPSCVFPGRFKSSEPNSTTTDCVALSSNIVDLTKYTEEEGTYQLWVDKNAPHCTRKQLKCRKNAHKNASPSLTDYVDQVAGKVGPASFKNTMRGIGTGIVDTVEGIGESVKDIAEKVIPPCFFGVNSVSMVLFTSDIPFGKVIAPNESYIDIDPAKKIVFLVHGFISSANTSASYQLASELVQNDYTVYSLDWSEGACTTGLPVVKLTGYPSAVANTREIGEYMARYVTSVLEEGIPLDNITLIGHSLGAHVAGFAAKKIQNSGHGTIRRLFGADPAKPLFVTNSCKERICDSDADNVIIIHSSGFGIPLALGHIDLYMDYGGMQPGCTMNIVCSHTRAVEYLADMLIKGCGFPGVPVSTTEIIMKWPKAYPNSDTTDCIFASNKLFRGDSNIKQGKYYMFVNPNSPHCTHETRNLKCQQ; encoded by the exons ATGAAGGCCGCCGCAGCGACACTTCTAATTTTCTTCACGCGGTTTACGTATTTACGTGCCGAGAGGGAGAGTGGCTCACTCGACATGTCCAACAAATCCTGTGTTTTCAATCCTAAATTAGTAACGATAGTCTTGCACAACGA aaaaaatccCGACGGCGTGAATATCGGCTTGGAGCAAAAGTGTGAGGAGATCGACAAGACGAAGCCGATCGCTTTCATCGTCCACGGTTTCATGAGCAGCGCGAATTCTTCCTACCTCTGCAATCTCGCCAGCACATTGGTGGAT AAACGCCACACGGTGTTCTCCTTAGATTGGCCCGACGCAGCGTGCGCACATGGAGCAGGTGACCTCGTACTGCTGTATGCCAATGCGGTGGAGCACACCCACCTAGTGGGTCAACTGCTGGCGAA ttACATCCTGGCAATGGTCGATCAGTGCAAAGTCTCGCTGAAGCGTATCATGCTCATCGGCCACAGTCTCGGTTCGCACGTGTCCGGCTTCGCTGCAAAGAAGATCCACGAAACGAAACGCGAGAAAGTCGCGCGAATCTTCGGCGTTGATCCCGCACGTCCAAATTTCTGGAACAACCCGTGCAAGGAGAGGCTCTGCAAGACGGATGCCGAACGCGTGATAATTTTCCACTCGTCACCGCTAGGGATACTCAGGTCAATAGGTCACCTTGATTATTACTTCAGAAGCCTATTCCTGCAACCGGGATGTCCTTTCTTCGACTTCGTCTGCTCCCACACCAGACCTATCATCTATATGACCAATATGGTGAAGGACCCAAGTTGCGTGTTTCCAGGTCGTTTCAAATCATC tgaGCCTAATTCTACCACAACCGACTGCGTCGCCCTGAGTTCCAACATAGTCGACCTCACCAAATATACGGAAGAGGAAGGAACTTATCAATTGTGGGTGGATAAGAATGCTCCGCATTGTACACGAAAGCAGCTGAAGTGCAGGAAAAACGCACATAAAAACGCATCACCGAGTTTGACGGATTACGTTGATCAAG TTGCAGGCAAGGTGGGGCCGGCAAGCTTCAAAAATACAATGAGGGGAATTGGAACGGGGATCGTTGATACAGTGGAGGGTATAGGAGAATCAGTGAAAGATATTGCGGAAAAAGTGATACCTCCTTGCTTCTTTGGCGTTAACTCGGTATCGATGGTTCTGTTCACAAG CGATATTCCTTTCGGCAAGGTAATTGCACCGAACGAGTCCTATATCGATATCGATCCCgcaaaaaaaattgttttcctgGTTCACGGTTTCATCAGTTCTGCGAATACCAGTGCTAGTTACCAGCTGGCCTCGGAATTGGTACag AACGATTACACGGTGTACTCGCTAGATTGGTCCGAGGGTGCGTGCACAACTGGGCTACCCGTTGTAAAATTAACGGGGTATCCCAGCGCAGTAGCGAATACCCGTGAAATAGGTGAATATATGGCAAG GTATGTCACATCGGTACTCGAGGAAGGCATTCCGTTGGACAACATCACGCTCATCGGCCACAGTCTTGGTGCGCACGTGGCCGGTTTCGCTGCGAAGAAGATTCAGAACTCCGGACACGGCACGATCCGGCGTCTCTTCGGCGCCGATCCCGCAAAACCGCTGTTCGTGACCAATTCATGCAAGGAAAGGATCTGCGATAGCGACGCCGataacgtaattattattcattcttCGGGCTTCGGGATACCACTGGCTCTAGGTCACATCGATCTCTACATGGATTACGGAGGCATGCAACCAGGAT GCACCATGAACATCGTTTGCTCGCACACCAGAGCCGTCGAGTACTTGGCCGACATGTTAATAAAAGGTTGTGGATTCCCTGGTGTTCCCGTATCGAC GACGGAGATAATAATGAAATG GCCGAAGGCGTATCCTAATTCCGACACGACCGACTGCATCTTCGCGAGTAACAAGTTATTCAGGGGGGATAGCAATATCAAGCAAGGGAAATACTACATGTTCGTTAATCCCAACTCTCCGCATTGTACACACGAAACGCGCAATTTGAAGTGCCAACAATAA